The Streptomyces sp. Alt3 genome has a segment encoding these proteins:
- a CDS encoding chitosanase, translating to MHHPHASTSRRTTRLTRTAGLAVLALGLAFTAIPATAHPGVPTSSAVHLEAAATGLDDPAKKDIAMQLVSSAENSTLDWKAQYGYIEDIGDGRGYTAGIIGFCSGTGDMLDLVELYTEREPGNPLASYLPALREVDGTDSHEGLDPGFTDAWAQASSDPAFEQAQNDERDRVYFDPAVRQGRTDGLGTLGQFAYYDAIVMHGGGTDATSFGSIRQRALAVASPPSQGGDETAYLDAFLDARVWAMKQEEAHSDTSRVDTAQRVFLRNGNLDLDPPLDWKVYGDSFHIG from the coding sequence GTGCATCACCCCCACGCCAGCACCTCGCGTCGCACCACCCGACTCACCCGCACCGCCGGACTCGCCGTACTGGCCCTCGGGCTGGCCTTCACGGCGATCCCGGCCACCGCCCATCCCGGCGTCCCCACGTCGTCGGCCGTACACCTGGAGGCAGCCGCGACCGGTCTCGACGACCCCGCGAAGAAGGACATCGCGATGCAGCTGGTGTCGAGCGCGGAGAACTCCACACTCGACTGGAAGGCCCAGTACGGCTACATCGAGGACATCGGCGACGGCCGCGGCTACACCGCCGGGATCATCGGATTCTGCTCCGGCACCGGGGACATGCTCGACCTGGTGGAGCTGTACACCGAGCGCGAGCCGGGCAATCCCCTGGCGTCGTACCTGCCCGCACTGCGGGAGGTCGACGGGACCGACTCGCACGAAGGACTCGACCCCGGATTCACCGACGCCTGGGCCCAGGCGTCGTCGGACCCCGCGTTCGAGCAGGCCCAGAACGACGAGCGCGACCGGGTGTACTTCGACCCGGCCGTGCGTCAGGGCAGGACCGACGGCCTCGGCACGCTCGGCCAGTTCGCGTACTACGACGCCATCGTGATGCACGGCGGCGGCACCGACGCCACGAGCTTCGGCTCGATCCGCCAGCGTGCCCTGGCCGTGGCGTCACCGCCCTCGCAGGGCGGGGACGAGACCGCCTACCTCGACGCCTTCCTGGACGCGCGGGTCTGGGCGATGAAGCAGGAGGAGGCCCACTCGGACACCAGCCGGGTCGACACGGCCCAGCGGGTGTTCCTGCGGAACGGCAATCTGGACCTCGATCCGCCGCTCGACTGGAAGGTCTACGGCGACAGCTTCCACATCGGCTGA
- a CDS encoding nucleobase:cation symporter-2 family protein encodes MAATPRFRKNAVDGSTEEASTAEGNAAEGPVGKHPVDEKLPPLRMFTSGLQHVAAMYAGVVAPPMIVGPAVGLSAKETAFLMGASLFTAGIATLLQTLGFWRIGARLPFVNGVSFAGVTPMIAIGKDRGHDGIAVIFGAIIVAGLLGFVLAPYFCKLVRFFPPVVTGTVITLIGVSLLPVAFNWSQGGNATADDYGSTTNITMAAVTLVIVLALRKLLRGFLQQIAILLGLVVGTLIAVPAGITDFGALGDADVVGFPTPFHFGAPQFEIAAIISMCIVMLVCMTESTADMLALGKIVGRPADERTIEGGLRADTLGSAISPLFNGFMCSAFAQNIGLVAMTKVRSRFVVAAGGVILVLLGLVPVAASVIALVPLPVLGGAGIVLFGSVAASGIQTLATAALEKGENALIVAAAVGVGLIPIAAPGFYHAFPEDLLVVLDSGISTGCVVAIVLNLAFNHWGRTPDVPSEAETEAAGGEQPKDPMALPVAH; translated from the coding sequence GTGGCAGCTACGCCCAGGTTTCGCAAGAACGCAGTCGACGGAAGCACAGAAGAAGCAAGCACAGCAGAAGGGAACGCGGCGGAAGGACCGGTGGGCAAGCACCCGGTCGACGAGAAGCTCCCACCCCTCAGGATGTTCACCAGCGGCCTCCAGCACGTGGCCGCGATGTACGCGGGAGTGGTGGCCCCGCCCATGATCGTCGGGCCCGCGGTCGGCCTCAGCGCCAAGGAGACCGCCTTCCTCATGGGGGCGAGCCTCTTCACGGCGGGGATAGCCACCCTGCTCCAGACCCTCGGCTTCTGGCGAATAGGCGCCCGGCTGCCGTTCGTCAACGGAGTCTCGTTCGCCGGGGTGACCCCGATGATCGCGATAGGCAAGGACCGCGGTCACGACGGCATCGCCGTCATCTTCGGCGCGATAATCGTCGCCGGGCTTCTCGGCTTCGTCCTCGCACCGTACTTCTGCAAACTGGTGCGGTTCTTCCCGCCCGTCGTCACCGGCACCGTCATCACCCTGATCGGCGTCTCGCTCCTGCCGGTCGCGTTCAACTGGTCCCAGGGCGGCAACGCCACCGCCGACGACTACGGTTCGACGACGAACATCACGATGGCGGCCGTCACCCTCGTGATCGTGCTGGCCCTGCGCAAACTGCTGCGCGGATTCCTCCAGCAGATCGCCATCCTGCTCGGCCTGGTCGTCGGCACCCTGATCGCGGTCCCCGCCGGAATCACCGACTTCGGGGCACTGGGCGACGCCGACGTGGTCGGTTTCCCGACGCCGTTCCACTTCGGCGCACCGCAGTTCGAGATCGCCGCCATCATCTCCATGTGCATCGTGATGCTGGTCTGTATGACCGAGTCCACCGCCGACATGCTGGCCCTCGGTAAGATCGTCGGCCGTCCCGCGGACGAGCGGACCATCGAGGGCGGGCTGCGCGCCGACACGCTGGGCAGCGCCATCAGCCCGCTCTTCAACGGCTTCATGTGCAGCGCGTTCGCCCAGAACATCGGGCTGGTCGCCATGACCAAGGTCCGCAGCCGCTTCGTGGTCGCCGCGGGCGGCGTCATCCTCGTCCTGCTCGGTCTCGTCCCGGTGGCCGCGTCCGTGATCGCCCTCGTGCCGCTCCCGGTACTCGGCGGCGCCGGCATCGTCCTCTTCGGGTCGGTCGCCGCGAGCGGCATCCAGACCCTGGCCACGGCCGCCCTGGAGAAGGGCGAGAACGCCCTGATCGTCGCGGCGGCCGTCGGCGTCGGCCTCATCCCGATCGCCGCGCCCGGTTTCTACCACGCCTTCCCCGAGGACCTGCTCGTCGTCCTGGACTCGGGCATCTCCACCGGCTGCGTGGTGGCGATCGTGCTGAACCTGGCCTTCAACCACTGGGGCCGCACGCCGGACGTGCCGTCGGAGGCGGAGACCGAGGCCGCCGGAGGCGAGCAGCCCAAGGACCCGATGGCCCTGCCCGTCGCCCACTGA